From Nicotiana tabacum cultivar K326 chromosome 22, ASM71507v2, whole genome shotgun sequence, one genomic window encodes:
- the LOC142175859 gene encoding uncharacterized protein LOC142175859: protein MGKFIELAKILQKRKINIDCVQETRWVGSRARNADGYKLWYSGGRKGKNIVGIWVDRELRESVVEVRRVNDRLTEIKLVVGGITLNVISAEVAEKLFIGRDFNGHIGSCADGYSEVHGGFDFGDRNEGGKVEAKKIVYLRLVKSTNKEERRVTRGRYKEAKKEAKLAVTEAKDAAFGRLYEELGDKRGEKKLFRLAKARERKARNLDQVRCIKDEEGRVLTKDAQIKRRWQDYFYRLMNEEGDRDIVLGELGHCGSHQDFRTKRMPDEWRWSTMIPLFKNKCDIQNCNNYRGIKLLSHTIKVWEMMVEGRKAYDKVLREVLWRCLEGKCVLVAYIMVLKDMYEGAKTRVRTVGGDSEHFPDVMGLHQGKQR, encoded by the exons ATGGGTAAGTTTATAGAGCTGGCGAAGATCCTACAGAAGAGGAAGATCAATATAGATTGTGttcaggagactaggtgggtagggtcgagggCGAGGAATGCGGACGGGTATAAACTATGGTACTCGGGTGGCAGGAAAGGTAAGAACATAGTGGGTATTTGGGTagatagggaacttagagagtcaGTGGTAGAGGTTAGGAGGGTAAACGATAGATTAACGGAGATTAAGTTAGTAGTTGGTGGGATCACTCTGAATGTTATTAGCGCAGAAGTTGCGGAGAAGTTATTCATAGGAAGGGATTTCAATGGGCATATAGGGTCGTGTGCTGATGGATATAGCGAGGTGCATGGTGGCTTCGACTTTGGGGATAGGAACGAAGGAG gtaaagtggaagcaaagaaaatAGTGTATCTTAGGTTAGTGAAGAGCACAAATAAGGAAGAGAGGAGAGTGACTAGAGGAAGATATAAGGAAGCCAAGAAGGAGGCGAAGTTagcggtcacggaggctaaggATGCAGCGTTCGGTCGTCTGTACGAGGAGTTGGGGGACAAAAGAGGGGAGAAGAAGCTATTTCGGCTGGCCAAGGctagagagaggaaggctcgtaacctggatcaagtgaggtgcatcaaggACGAGGAAGGCAGAGTATTGACgaaagatgcccagattaagcgGAGATGGCAGGATTACTTCTATCGGCTTATGAATGAAGAAGGGGACAGAGACATTGTGCTAGGGGAATTGGGTCATTGTGGGAGTCACCAAGACTTTAG GACGAAAAGGATGCCAGatgaatggaggtggagtacgatgataCCGTTGTTCAAGAACAAATGTGACATCcagaattgtaacaactataggggcatcaagttactaagtcataccataaAAGTTTGGGAGATGATGGTGGAAGGAAGG AAAGCGTATGATAAGGTTCTTAGGGAGGTTCTTTGGAGATGCCTTGAGGGGAAATGTGTGCTGGTAGCTTACATTATGGTATTAAAGGACATGTATGagggagctaagactcgggttaggactgtGGGAGGTGA